A DNA window from Chelativorans sp. AA-79 contains the following coding sequences:
- a CDS encoding ABC transporter permease — MTTAAETSQTHEHAGLWVDAWARLKANRIAMVGLLLILLMAFVAIFGPWLTPYDFLTQNLDARNLPPSASHWLGTDELGRDVASRVIYGTRTAFLVAIVVTVISVAIGAALGAIAGYFGGRVDAVIMWFTDIFMSVPNLLLVIVINTSLKPPLGRWMDSMYLWSGNTLFRNTVLFDFVMVFGTISLVMWPPYARTVRAQILSVRNQPYVLAARALGLPNRHIILRYLIPNSVGPLIVAVSAGLGSAMVLESAFSFLGVGVQPPTPSWGLMISDGLRTWQQYPHLLAAPAIALAIASVAFSFVGDGLNDALNPKGAK; from the coding sequence GTGACCACTGCTGCAGAAACCTCCCAGACCCACGAACATGCCGGCCTGTGGGTCGATGCCTGGGCGCGGCTCAAGGCCAACCGCATCGCCATGGTGGGTCTCCTGCTCATCCTCCTGATGGCGTTTGTCGCCATTTTCGGCCCTTGGCTGACGCCTTACGATTTCCTTACCCAGAATCTCGACGCGCGCAATCTGCCGCCATCGGCGAGCCACTGGCTGGGCACGGATGAGCTCGGCCGCGATGTTGCGAGCCGCGTGATCTACGGCACGCGCACGGCCTTCCTGGTGGCCATCGTCGTCACGGTCATCTCCGTCGCCATCGGTGCAGCGCTCGGCGCGATCGCCGGCTATTTCGGCGGGCGGGTGGATGCGGTCATCATGTGGTTTACCGACATCTTCATGTCGGTGCCCAACCTGCTGCTCGTCATCGTCATCAACACGTCACTCAAGCCCCCGCTCGGGCGCTGGATGGACTCCATGTATCTTTGGAGCGGCAACACGCTCTTCCGCAACACCGTGCTCTTCGACTTCGTCATGGTGTTCGGCACCATCTCACTGGTGATGTGGCCGCCCTACGCCCGCACGGTTCGGGCGCAGATCCTGAGCGTGCGCAACCAGCCTTACGTGCTGGCCGCGCGCGCCCTCGGCCTGCCCAACAGGCATATCATTCTACGTTACCTCATACCCAATTCCGTCGGGCCGCTGATCGTGGCGGTCAGCGCCGGCCTGGGAAGCGCCATGGTGCTCGAGAGCGCCTTCAGTTTCTTAGGCGTGGGCGTCCAGCCGCCGACCCCGAGCTGGGGGCTCATGATTTCCGACGGGCTGCGGACGTGGCAGCAATATCCTCATCTGCTGGCGGCACCTGCCATTGCGCTCGCCATAGCATCGGTCGCCTTCAGCTTCGTGGGTGATGGCCTCAACGACGCTCTCAATCCAAAGGGTGCCAAATAA
- a CDS encoding iron-containing alcohol dehydrogenase, with product MSSADTASTTAASGAFSSPLLRPLSFVQPPRIEFGSGKARLLAELIPDWPERRVLVVADAFNAGRADLLGLPRQNLVFPEAKPEPDLPNLARLLDQARGFAPDLVIGFGGGSAMDLAKLAAVLVGSAKEFHAIAGVDKADPRTVGLIAIPTTSGTGSEVGARALVTDPASRSKVAAESRHMVADMAIVDPDLTVSLPPAVTAATGIDALAHCVEAFTSRRAHPLLDIYAQKGIELVGQYLARAVADGADVEARAGLAMAALYGGFCLGPVNTTAGHALSYPLGTRYGIAHGLANAVIFPHALAFNAPAQPEKTAIIAELMGFDGNRLFDSAYRYCAELGIEMHMSKLGVPPDDLPSMAAEALGIRRLLDFNPRDMTGSDILEIYRAAW from the coding sequence ATGTCCTCGGCCGACACGGCTTCCACCACGGCAGCATCCGGTGCCTTCTCCTCGCCTTTACTCCGCCCTTTGTCATTCGTGCAGCCGCCGCGGATTGAATTTGGGTCAGGCAAGGCGCGTCTGCTTGCCGAATTGATCCCGGACTGGCCGGAGCGGCGCGTTCTGGTCGTGGCCGATGCCTTCAATGCCGGGCGAGCCGACCTGTTGGGCCTGCCGCGCCAGAACCTCGTCTTCCCGGAGGCCAAGCCGGAGCCCGACTTGCCCAATCTCGCCCGGCTTCTGGACCAGGCGCGGGGCTTTGCGCCCGACCTCGTCATCGGCTTCGGGGGCGGCAGCGCCATGGACCTCGCCAAGCTCGCCGCCGTCCTGGTCGGGAGCGCGAAGGAATTTCATGCGATCGCCGGCGTGGACAAGGCCGATCCCCGCACGGTCGGGCTCATCGCCATTCCGACCACCTCCGGCACGGGCAGCGAGGTGGGGGCGCGGGCCCTCGTCACCGATCCCGCAAGCCGAAGCAAGGTCGCGGCCGAAAGCAGGCACATGGTGGCGGATATGGCCATCGTGGACCCGGACCTGACCGTTTCCCTGCCACCCGCCGTCACGGCCGCGACGGGCATTGACGCACTTGCCCATTGCGTGGAGGCCTTCACCAGCCGCCGCGCCCATCCCCTCCTCGATATCTACGCGCAGAAGGGCATCGAGCTCGTCGGGCAATACTTGGCGCGCGCCGTGGCCGACGGCGCCGACGTGGAAGCGCGGGCCGGGCTTGCGATGGCGGCGCTTTATGGCGGCTTTTGCCTCGGACCGGTGAACACGACCGCCGGCCATGCCTTGTCCTATCCGCTCGGCACACGTTACGGCATAGCCCACGGTCTCGCGAATGCGGTGATCTTTCCGCATGCCTTGGCCTTCAACGCGCCAGCGCAACCCGAAAAGACCGCCATCATCGCCGAGCTTATGGGCTTCGACGGCAACAGGCTTTTCGACAGCGCCTATCGCTATTGCGCAGAGCTTGGCATCGAGATGCACATGTCGAAATTGGGCGTCCCCCCCGATGACCTGCCTTCCATGGCGGCAGAGGCGCTGGGCATCAGGCGTCTGCTCGACTTCAATCCCCGCGACATGACGGGCAGCGACATCCTGGAAATCTATCGCGCCGCCTGGTAG
- a CDS encoding FadR/GntR family transcriptional regulator yields the protein MRISNGDYAPDTKLPSEKELSEQFDVSRPIVREALERLRNEGLIYSRQGSGSFVRLRSEPRSLGFPPVETIADIQRCYEFRLTIEPEAAYYAARRRNDAAIQAIARVVELLSSATDQQRHREDADFAFHLAIAEAANNHYYSSAMQALRSHIAVGMKLHGLALMGPGRGLEKVLGEHRAIYEAIRDGNAEVARQLMRQHLEGSRNRLFEDRLLDLSLQ from the coding sequence ATGCGGATCTCGAACGGAGACTATGCACCGGACACCAAGCTGCCGAGCGAAAAGGAACTGTCGGAGCAGTTCGACGTGTCCCGTCCGATCGTGCGAGAGGCGCTTGAGCGGTTGCGCAACGAGGGCCTGATCTATTCGCGCCAGGGCTCCGGCAGTTTTGTTCGGTTGCGCAGCGAGCCGCGCTCGCTGGGCTTTCCGCCCGTCGAGACCATTGCCGATATCCAGCGCTGCTACGAATTCCGCCTCACCATCGAGCCGGAGGCGGCCTATTACGCCGCGCGTCGTCGCAACGATGCAGCGATCCAGGCGATTGCTCGGGTGGTCGAACTCTTGAGCAGCGCCACCGACCAACAGCGCCACAGGGAAGATGCGGACTTCGCCTTTCACCTGGCGATCGCGGAAGCCGCCAACAACCACTACTACAGCTCCGCCATGCAGGCCCTGCGCAGCCACATCGCCGTGGGGATGAAGCTGCATGGTCTTGCCTTGATGGGGCCGGGGCGCGGGCTGGAGAAAGTGCTCGGCGAACACCGGGCTATCTATGAAGCCATCCGTGACGGGAATGCGGAAGTTGCCCGCCAGCTGATGCGTCAGCATCTCGAAGGATCCAGGAATCGCCTGTTCGAGGATCGCTTGCTTGATTTGTCGCTTCAGTAA
- a CDS encoding four-carbon acid sugar kinase family protein encodes MAIVADDLTGALDVCAPFAAKGLRCHVATVPDGVEAALAQDGDVICVNTATREMAAGIAGAIVARIAQRLADAGPEIAFKKIDSRLKGHAAVESRACLVAFKRRRAVIVPAVPDQGRFVVGGRLTGMGVAAPLSIADVFGNAFAYEAPDSAEASDLERIARIEWADVLFVGASGLAAGLASVLSSRPQWRSGPICAPILIAVGSHDPITVEQVARTARLPDTLHLTSSDGGIEMPALVPPVTIVQATVPLDAPDRTQAMVRFGASVAWALRRGWFRTMLLSGGETAQTVLSALAIDCVEVLGEALPGIPAVQAQIADRPIGILTKSGGFGTPDDILRLAETARLHLAQPSIAGEQA; translated from the coding sequence GTGGCCATCGTCGCAGACGATTTGACAGGAGCTCTGGATGTCTGCGCTCCATTCGCAGCCAAGGGATTGCGCTGTCATGTCGCCACAGTTCCCGACGGAGTGGAAGCTGCCCTTGCGCAAGATGGCGACGTCATATGTGTCAACACCGCGACGCGAGAGATGGCGGCCGGCATCGCCGGAGCGATCGTGGCCCGCATCGCGCAGCGCCTGGCGGATGCCGGCCCCGAGATCGCCTTCAAGAAGATTGACTCCCGATTGAAGGGGCATGCTGCGGTCGAAAGCCGGGCGTGCCTGGTGGCCTTCAAACGCCGCAGGGCGGTGATCGTCCCGGCCGTCCCGGACCAGGGTCGCTTCGTCGTCGGCGGACGACTTACCGGCATGGGCGTGGCCGCGCCGCTTTCCATTGCGGACGTGTTCGGAAACGCTTTCGCTTACGAAGCGCCTGACAGCGCAGAGGCGTCAGACCTGGAGCGAATAGCGCGAATCGAGTGGGCGGACGTACTGTTCGTAGGCGCAAGCGGCTTGGCCGCAGGGCTGGCCTCGGTTCTCTCCTCCCGGCCACAATGGAGGTCCGGCCCTATCTGCGCGCCCATTCTGATCGCCGTCGGTTCGCACGATCCCATCACCGTCGAGCAGGTGGCCAGAACCGCCCGGCTCCCCGATACGTTGCACCTGACGTCCAGCGACGGCGGCATAGAGATGCCGGCTCTCGTTCCACCCGTGACGATCGTTCAGGCCACGGTTCCCCTCGACGCTCCCGACCGAACGCAGGCGATGGTCCGGTTCGGCGCTTCCGTGGCCTGGGCGCTGCGGCGGGGCTGGTTCAGGACCATGCTCCTTTCGGGCGGCGAGACAGCGCAGACCGTGCTGAGCGCGCTCGCCATCGATTGTGTCGAAGTGCTGGGCGAGGCATTGCCGGGTATTCCGGCCGTGCAGGCGCAGATCGCTGACCGTCCGATTGGAATCTTGACGAAATCAGGCGGCTTCGGCACACCGGATGACATTCTCCGGCTGGCCGAAACAGCCCGGCTGCATCTTGCCCAACCCAGCATTGCGGGAGAACAAGCATGA
- a CDS encoding ABC transporter ATP-binding protein: MAFPVLSVDGLRTSFRTRGKWTPVVHEIDFTVGEREIVALVGESGSGKSVTAMSVMRLLNPNLTRIEGSIKLEGEELLELDEQRMNAIRGRRIGMIFQEPMTSLNPVMPVGEQIAEALLAHKPISHAEARAEAIRQLDRVRIPDAASRYSEHSYQFSGGMRQRVMIAMALACGPKLLIADEPTTALDVTIQAQIIELIKSLQEEEGMSVLFITHDMGVVAEIADRTVVMRHGRVVEEGTTDAVFANPQQPYTKALLSAVPRLGSMTNEPLPRRFAIADPETGLLGEPAASADTVDRDGPPVLEVRNLTTRFAIRSGLMGRVKGMVHAVENVSFTLQRGETLSLVGESGCGKSTTSLSVMKLLSLASGSVRLDGEDVTGLTEQEMRSRRKRIQMIFQDPFASLNPRMTVGAAIAEPLLLHEMAMPAEAPDKVAELLRRVGLSPAMANRYPHQLSGGQRQRICIARALAVEPSVIVADESVSALDVSIKAQVVNLLLELQESLRLSYLFISHDMAVVERISHRVAVMYLGEIVEIGPRTDIFSNPQHPYTRKLLSAVPVADPAQRNRRRFIGNEDIRSPVRPVNYVPAERKYRQVAQGHLVMA; the protein is encoded by the coding sequence ATGGCCTTTCCCGTCCTGTCAGTCGATGGCCTCAGGACCTCGTTTCGGACCCGCGGCAAGTGGACCCCTGTCGTCCACGAGATCGACTTCACAGTCGGCGAGCGCGAGATCGTCGCTCTCGTCGGGGAATCGGGTTCGGGCAAAAGCGTCACCGCCATGTCGGTGATGCGGCTCTTGAACCCGAACCTGACCCGCATCGAAGGCAGCATCAAGCTGGAAGGCGAGGAACTGCTCGAGCTGGACGAGCAGCGGATGAATGCAATCCGCGGCCGGCGTATCGGCATGATCTTCCAGGAGCCGATGACTAGTCTCAACCCTGTGATGCCGGTCGGTGAGCAGATTGCGGAGGCGTTGCTGGCGCACAAGCCGATTTCGCATGCGGAAGCCCGCGCCGAGGCGATCCGGCAGCTTGATCGCGTGCGCATTCCCGATGCGGCCTCACGTTACTCCGAGCATTCATACCAGTTTTCGGGAGGAATGCGCCAGCGCGTGATGATCGCCATGGCGCTCGCTTGCGGCCCGAAGCTGCTGATTGCCGACGAGCCGACGACCGCGCTCGACGTCACCATTCAGGCCCAGATCATCGAACTCATCAAGTCGCTTCAGGAAGAGGAGGGGATGTCGGTCCTCTTCATCACCCACGACATGGGTGTCGTGGCCGAGATCGCCGACCGGACAGTGGTCATGCGCCATGGACGAGTGGTGGAGGAAGGGACGACAGACGCTGTTTTTGCAAATCCCCAGCAGCCTTATACCAAGGCCCTCCTCTCGGCCGTTCCTCGACTGGGCTCGATGACGAATGAACCGCTGCCGCGACGGTTCGCAATCGCGGACCCCGAAACGGGCCTGCTCGGTGAACCGGCGGCCAGCGCGGACACTGTGGATCGCGATGGTCCTCCCGTGCTGGAGGTGAGGAATCTCACCACAAGATTCGCCATCAGATCCGGTCTCATGGGCCGTGTGAAAGGGATGGTCCACGCCGTCGAGAACGTGTCCTTCACATTGCAGCGAGGCGAGACGCTCTCGCTCGTCGGCGAGTCCGGATGCGGCAAATCGACGACCAGCCTTTCCGTCATGAAGCTCCTCTCGCTGGCATCTGGTTCCGTGCGTCTCGACGGCGAAGACGTCACGGGGTTGACCGAGCAGGAGATGCGCAGCCGCCGCAAGCGGATACAGATGATCTTTCAGGATCCCTTCGCCAGTCTCAATCCGCGGATGACCGTCGGCGCCGCCATCGCCGAGCCTCTGCTGCTGCACGAGATGGCCATGCCGGCGGAAGCCCCGGACAAGGTCGCTGAATTGCTGCGACGCGTTGGGTTGTCGCCCGCCATGGCCAATCGCTATCCGCACCAGCTTTCCGGCGGGCAGCGACAGCGCATCTGCATCGCACGCGCCCTGGCGGTTGAGCCGAGCGTCATCGTGGCCGACGAAAGCGTCTCGGCCCTCGACGTCTCCATCAAGGCTCAGGTGGTGAACCTTCTGCTAGAGTTGCAGGAAAGTCTCCGCCTGTCTTACCTCTTCATCTCGCACGATATGGCTGTGGTCGAGCGCATCAGCCACCGTGTGGCTGTGATGTATCTCGGCGAAATTGTCGAGATCGGACCTCGGACCGACATCTTCTCCAACCCGCAGCATCCCTATACCCGCAAGCTGCTTTCCGCCGTGCCGGTGGCAGATCCCGCGCAGCGCAACCGGCGCCGCTTCATCGGGAACGAGGATATCCGCAGCCCCGTCCGCCCGGTCAATTACGTTCCAGCGGAACGGAAATACAGGCAGGTGGCTCAGGGCCATCTCGTGATGGCCTGA
- a CDS encoding SIMPL domain-containing protein has product MTRSFIPLALAASFLAALPAGAQESDRQPKISVTGEGEATLAPDMAIIRLSVVREAETAREAMDANSQAMVAVVAALKEAGIEERDLQTTGLSIDPRYVYPNDQNDEKEPRITGYQVTNGLTVRIRDLDKVGEILDRSVTLGVNQGGNIFFTNDDPSSAMNDARKKAVEDAVSKARILAETAGVKLGDVIEISEHMIGTPPPRPLGAKMMRMEAAADASVPVQAGENSYTVQVNVTFGLDQQ; this is encoded by the coding sequence ATGACCCGTTCCTTCATTCCGCTGGCGCTTGCCGCTTCGTTCCTGGCGGCGCTGCCGGCAGGAGCGCAAGAGTCCGACCGACAGCCGAAGATCTCGGTGACGGGAGAGGGGGAGGCCACCCTTGCTCCGGACATGGCCATCATCAGGCTTTCCGTGGTGCGCGAGGCCGAGACGGCGCGCGAGGCCATGGACGCCAACAGCCAGGCAATGGTCGCCGTGGTCGCCGCACTCAAGGAGGCGGGTATAGAGGAACGCGACCTGCAGACGACCGGCCTCTCCATCGATCCGCGTTATGTCTACCCCAACGACCAAAACGACGAGAAGGAGCCCCGCATCACCGGCTATCAGGTGACGAACGGCCTCACCGTGCGCATCCGCGACCTCGACAAGGTGGGCGAGATCCTCGACCGCTCGGTCACGCTCGGTGTGAACCAGGGCGGCAACATCTTCTTCACCAATGACGATCCGTCTTCGGCGATGAACGATGCACGCAAGAAGGCGGTGGAGGACGCAGTCTCCAAGGCGCGCATCCTGGCCGAGACGGCCGGCGTGAAGCTCGGCGACGTCATCGAGATCTCCGAGCATATGATCGGCACACCCCCGCCCAGGCCGCTCGGCGCCAAGATGATGCGGATGGAGGCGGCAGCCGACGCTTCCGTGCCCGTGCAGGCCGGGGAAAACAGCTACACCGTCCAGGTGAACGTGACCTTCGGCCTCGACCAGCAGTAA
- a CDS encoding nuclear transport factor 2 family protein: protein MSESETRDVTMRAFTAFNAGDMEGTIACLSEDVAVDVPGQAREIGREKARWRLAALARHFRAEAADIAVMTAPGGFRAAAEFTLSGTYLAALPGFPPASGQSFRLPAGLFLDIDDEALISRVTVCCDPTRLSRALEKG, encoded by the coding sequence ATGAGCGAGTCTGAGACACGGGATGTGACCATGCGGGCCTTCACCGCCTTCAACGCCGGCGATATGGAAGGCACCATCGCCTGCCTTTCGGAGGACGTGGCCGTCGACGTGCCGGGCCAGGCGCGGGAGATCGGGCGGGAGAAAGCCCGCTGGCGCCTTGCCGCACTCGCACGCCATTTCCGCGCCGAGGCCGCCGACATCGCCGTGATGACGGCGCCGGGCGGGTTTCGAGCGGCAGCGGAATTCACCCTGAGCGGAACCTATCTGGCCGCCCTGCCCGGCTTTCCGCCCGCCAGCGGCCAGTCCTTCCGGCTCCCCGCCGGGCTGTTCCTCGACATCGACGACGAGGCCTTGATCTCACGGGTCACCGTCTGCTGCGACCCCACAAGGCTTTCACGGGCGCTGGAGAAGGGCTGA
- a CDS encoding YcgN family cysteine cluster protein, whose product MEPFWKTKPLAAMSEAEWESLCDGCGKCCLAKLEDEDTGDIHWTSVACRLFDAGTCRCTDYAGRFARVPDCVQLTPRNVGEITWLPSTCAYRLLAEGKDLPWWHPLVSGSAETVHEAGISIRDRISAHEDDLAEAEEYFEHVLEEEP is encoded by the coding sequence ATGGAACCCTTCTGGAAGACGAAGCCGCTTGCGGCCATGAGCGAGGCCGAGTGGGAGTCCCTCTGCGACGGCTGCGGCAAATGCTGCCTTGCCAAGCTCGAGGACGAGGATACCGGCGACATCCACTGGACCAGCGTCGCCTGCCGCCTGTTCGACGCCGGCACCTGCCGCTGCACGGACTATGCCGGCCGGTTTGCACGCGTGCCGGATTGCGTGCAGCTGACGCCGCGGAATGTAGGGGAAATCACCTGGCTTCCTTCCACCTGTGCCTACAGGCTGCTCGCCGAGGGCAAGGACCTTCCCTGGTGGCATCCGCTGGTCTCCGGCAGCGCGGAGACCGTGCACGAAGCCGGCATCTCCATACGCGACCGCATCAGCGCGCATGAGGACGATCTCGCCGAGGCGGAGGAATATTTCGAGCATGTTCTGGAGGAAGAGCCATGA
- a CDS encoding OmpA family protein, with translation MTKSNRFWAGTALCLLMAAPVPAQADAAHPGTAEHDMGAPTSLMLAQAEDPNAAGQEGGAECPPGTAPADGGCAPVDQAQPPAEEQAPEPAPEEEPAAEEQPASEPEAAPAEEAPAEEAAPTEEQPPVQEEPAPEPQAQPEEVPAEEAAPTEEQAPLQQEAPVEEQAPVEDAAPAEEQAPAQEEAPAADQAPVTEEAPITEEAPAGQEAPATEDAPAAEETTPMQPEAAEPAEEGTEPTQPAPAEEAPAGEEAAPAPGTEQPATEPGAGLDGEQPTTDGQTEEQAQPGAETPPEGEEALPENAAPVLDSQKEAEQPTGEAQPTDEAQQPAESQPMQPEQQQQAEPAQEAQPAPLPESDAQAQQDLVNPEQVQQEIRSIVEEQGQRIELGQTPEDRRVRRREMFQPREAARVVEEFNDNRTIVEINNHIYVESPDYDRIVRRDDQVYYEELRGGRVREVIERSDGTRVITVRNRYGDVIRRVRVTPEGREYVLVYVPDDRYDDVLEFRDPARDLPPLQLTIPVSEYILEAESVDDPQRYYEFLEQPPVEPVTRLYSLEEVRYSARVRDMVRRIDLDSINFEFGSASISESEIPKLEGVATAMQDILERNPAETFLIEGHTDAVGSEVANLALSDRRAEAVAQALTNVFGIPPENLVTQGYGEQYLKINTEQRERENRRVAIRRITPLVAPVASNR, from the coding sequence ATGACGAAGTCGAATCGGTTTTGGGCGGGGACTGCATTGTGCCTGCTGATGGCCGCGCCGGTCCCGGCGCAGGCGGATGCCGCGCATCCCGGCACGGCGGAGCATGACATGGGCGCGCCGACATCCCTGATGCTGGCACAGGCAGAAGATCCGAATGCCGCCGGGCAGGAAGGCGGCGCGGAATGCCCGCCCGGAACCGCCCCGGCCGACGGCGGATGCGCTCCGGTGGATCAGGCCCAGCCCCCTGCGGAGGAGCAGGCACCAGAGCCCGCACCCGAGGAAGAGCCGGCGGCTGAAGAACAGCCCGCATCGGAGCCGGAGGCTGCGCCCGCGGAAGAAGCGCCGGCCGAAGAGGCTGCCCCTACGGAAGAGCAGCCGCCCGTCCAGGAAGAGCCTGCGCCGGAGCCGCAAGCCCAGCCGGAGGAAGTTCCCGCCGAAGAAGCCGCGCCGACCGAAGAGCAGGCGCCTCTCCAGCAAGAGGCTCCCGTCGAAGAGCAGGCGCCTGTGGAAGATGCCGCGCCGGCGGAAGAGCAGGCCCCCGCTCAGGAGGAAGCGCCAGCCGCCGACCAGGCGCCGGTGACGGAGGAGGCGCCGATCACGGAGGAGGCTCCGGCCGGTCAGGAAGCGCCGGCCACGGAAGATGCGCCTGCTGCCGAAGAGACGACGCCCATGCAGCCGGAAGCGGCCGAGCCGGCAGAGGAAGGTACGGAGCCGACGCAACCCGCCCCCGCCGAGGAGGCGCCCGCGGGCGAGGAAGCCGCTCCTGCACCCGGGACCGAGCAGCCGGCAACGGAACCCGGCGCCGGCCTGGACGGCGAGCAGCCCACAACGGACGGCCAGACGGAAGAGCAGGCGCAGCCCGGCGCCGAGACCCCGCCCGAGGGCGAGGAAGCCCTGCCCGAGAATGCTGCGCCCGTGCTCGACAGCCAGAAGGAAGCAGAACAGCCGACTGGCGAAGCCCAGCCGACCGATGAGGCGCAGCAGCCCGCCGAAAGCCAGCCGATGCAGCCGGAACAGCAGCAGCAGGCCGAGCCCGCCCAGGAGGCCCAGCCGGCGCCGCTGCCCGAATCCGATGCGCAGGCGCAGCAGGATCTCGTGAACCCCGAGCAGGTGCAGCAGGAAATCCGCTCGATCGTCGAGGAACAGGGCCAGAGGATCGAGCTCGGTCAGACCCCGGAGGACCGGAGGGTACGCCGCCGCGAGATGTTCCAGCCGCGCGAGGCGGCCCGGGTGGTCGAGGAGTTCAACGACAACCGCACGATCGTCGAGATCAACAACCACATCTATGTGGAAAGCCCGGACTACGACCGCATCGTGCGCCGCGACGACCAGGTCTATTACGAGGAATTGCGGGGCGGGCGCGTGCGCGAGGTGATCGAGCGTTCCGACGGAACGCGCGTCATCACCGTGCGCAACCGCTACGGTGACGTGATCCGGCGCGTGCGGGTGACGCCGGAAGGGCGCGAATATGTGCTCGTCTACGTGCCCGACGACCGCTATGACGATGTCCTCGAATTCCGCGATCCCGCCCGCGACCTGCCGCCGCTGCAGCTTACGATCCCCGTCAGCGAGTACATCCTCGAAGCGGAGAGCGTGGACGACCCTCAGCGCTACTACGAGTTCCTCGAGCAGCCGCCCGTGGAACCTGTAACCCGGCTCTATTCGCTGGAGGAGGTGCGCTATTCAGCCCGCGTGCGCGACATGGTGCGGCGCATCGACCTCGACTCGATCAATTTCGAGTTCGGCTCCGCGAGCATTTCGGAAAGTGAGATCCCGAAGCTCGAAGGGGTGGCCACGGCCATGCAGGATATCCTGGAGCGGAATCCGGCCGAGACCTTCCTGATCGAGGGGCATACGGATGCCGTCGGCTCGGAGGTCGCCAACCTCGCGCTGTCCGACCGGCGGGCCGAGGCGGTGGCACAGGCGCTCACGAATGTCTTCGGCATCCCGCCCGAGAACCTGGTGACCCAGGGCTATGGCGAGCAGTACCTGAAGATCAACACGGAACAGCGGGAGCGGGAGAACCGCCGCGTCGCGATCCGCCGCATCACGCCGCTCGTCGCTCCGGTGGCAAGCAACCGATAG
- a CDS encoding TonB family protein has product MIPWPKIAHLRELAAAEPVEPPRPETAGAKAETPPVVLDAALPAGEAGPALPGPTEPFLPRRTRAYSIGLVLALGFSALVHAGVLSFLVERIARPGVEATAEAASVEIVLEEPPSSDAGQQRPAARSSPAAEPQASANHTPAPKDAPAKQEVTHEGPRRESTRTGEVSEKPASDRAEHAAPPSEAETAEARPSMEPAPHRPARAEAQRDRPQAEPAPEDVTDAPSDEVATVTLPVENIPVPASRPELSERKAERTERKRASAPARTREGRSAEAPAKRKQAAAAKPAESTRQPATASAGRKGGATAGEIEAYARRLNRHVRRHQNYPPEARGISGTVRLAITLDSRGRFRGAKVSGSSGHAVFDREALATAHRAQPYPRPPEGYTGGTNMVSLVFKRR; this is encoded by the coding sequence ATGATTCCCTGGCCGAAGATCGCGCACCTGCGTGAGCTTGCCGCGGCCGAGCCGGTAGAGCCGCCGCGCCCCGAAACGGCTGGGGCGAAGGCGGAGACGCCGCCGGTGGTCCTCGACGCCGCTCTTCCCGCAGGCGAGGCCGGGCCTGCCCTGCCCGGCCCGACTGAACCCTTCCTCCCGCGCCGCACCCGCGCCTACTCGATCGGCCTTGTGCTCGCACTGGGCTTTTCGGCGCTGGTGCATGCAGGTGTGCTCTCCTTTCTCGTCGAGCGGATCGCCAGACCGGGCGTGGAAGCGACGGCCGAAGCGGCAAGCGTGGAAATCGTGCTGGAAGAGCCGCCTTCGTCCGATGCGGGACAGCAAAGGCCCGCGGCTCGATCGTCACCTGCCGCCGAACCGCAGGCCTCCGCGAACCATACACCTGCTCCGAAGGATGCCCCGGCAAAGCAAGAAGTCACCCACGAGGGGCCGCGGCGAGAGAGCACCCGGACCGGAGAGGTTTCGGAGAAGCCCGCGTCGGACCGGGCGGAACACGCCGCTCCCCCATCCGAGGCGGAGACCGCCGAGGCACGGCCATCGATGGAACCTGCACCGCACCGCCCCGCGCGGGCGGAAGCGCAGCGGGACCGGCCGCAAGCCGAGCCGGCGCCGGAGGACGTAACGGACGCTCCGTCCGACGAGGTGGCGACGGTCACGCTGCCGGTCGAGAACATTCCCGTGCCCGCCTCCCGCCCCGAGCTTTCCGAAAGAAAGGCGGAGAGGACGGAACGCAAGCGGGCTTCCGCGCCGGCGAGAACACGGGAAGGCCGGTCAGCCGAAGCCCCCGCGAAGCGGAAACAGGCCGCCGCGGCGAAACCAGCCGAATCGACCCGTCAGCCCGCCACCGCTTCGGCCGGCAGAAAAGGCGGCGCGACCGCGGGCGAGATCGAGGCGTATGCACGCCGGCTCAACAGGCATGTGCGGCGGCACCAGAATTATCCGCCGGAAGCCAGGGGCATTTCCGGCACGGTCCGGCTGGCGATCACCCTCGATTCGCGGGGCCGCTTCCGGGGCGCGAAGGTTTCCGGAAGCTCCGGCCATGCCGTGTTCGACCGGGAAGCGCTGGCCACGGCCCACCGCGCCCAGCCTTATCCCCGCCCGCCTGAGGGCTACACCGGCGGCACCAACATGGTCTCACTGGTCTTCAAGCGGCGCTAG